A DNA window from Ostrea edulis chromosome 5, xbOstEdul1.1, whole genome shotgun sequence contains the following coding sequences:
- the LOC130055025 gene encoding uncharacterized protein LOC130055025 — MVLVNPPHILNIIIPHLNSPHTLNITTTPQHHHSPLNITTTPSTSPQPPQHHPNLLNITPTLSTSPNALNITQSPQHHPTPQHHPNPLNITATPSTSPKPPLHHLMPSTSPRPPQHHPSPSTSP, encoded by the coding sequence ctagtcaACCCCCCTCATATCCTCAACATCATCATCCCTCACCTCAACTCCCCTCACACCCTCAACATCACCACAACCCCTCAACATCATCACAGCCCCCTTAACATCACCACAACTCCCTCAACATCACCCCAACCCCCTCAACATCACCCTAACCTCCTCAACATCACCCCAACGCTCTCAACATCACCAAACGCCCTCAACATCACCCAATCCCCTCAACATCACCCAACTCCTCAACATCACCCTAACCCCCTCAACATCACCGCAACGCCCTCAACATCACCCAAACCCCCTCTACATCACCTTATGCCCTCTACATCACCCCGACCCCCTCAGCATCATCCATCCCCCTCAACATCACCCTAA